Part of the Mycteria americana isolate JAX WOST 10 ecotype Jacksonville Zoo and Gardens chromosome 28, USCA_MyAme_1.0, whole genome shotgun sequence genome is shown below.
cccaggtgacaagcgATAGGaggagaggcaatggcctcaagttgccccaggggaggtttagactggatattcggaaattttacttcacggaaagggttctccagcgttggaacaggctgcccggggaagtggttgagtcaccatccctggaggtatttaaaagacacgtagacgtggtgcttagggacgcggtgtagtggtggtcgtggcagcgttaggttaacggttagactcgatgaccttaaaggtcttttcccgCCTAaacgattccgtgattctgtggaTGAGGGGTGGAGAACGTGCCGgtttgggctgggctggaggtAATCTTCTTCACCGTCGGCGGCGTGGGGCTGCGGTTTGGATTTGTGGTGGGACCGGCGTTGATAACCCCGGGCTGTTtccgttcctgctgagcagcgctgacgCACAGCCAAGGGCTTCTCCGCTCCTCGCCCCACCCCACcggcgagcggctgggggggcacaaggagccgggaggggacacggccgggacggCCGACCCCGACCGCCCAAAGGGACGTCCCGCACCGTACGGCGTCGTGCTCGGCGTGTAAAGCCGGGGGAGAAGAAGAATCACACGCTGGGAGCGCTGGCGTccgtcttcccaagtcaccgtggGACGCGATGGAGCCCGGCTGTCCCGGCGACGGCCGaagcccggcccgcccgcgggaAGGGGCGCAGGAATTCCTGCCTTCGCTTCGCCCGCGCGCGCGGCTTTCGCCTTCCCTCTCCCCGAGTTCTCTCGCTTtgacccttcccattctctcccccgtcccaccgggggggagcgagcgagcggctgggtggggctgagtcgccggctggggtgaaaccacgacACCACGGAGGTGCCGCCGTGAGTGTGGCGATGCCAAGGGACGCGTGGCCGCGGCCGTGCCGCAATCGGGGTGGCGATGCTGGGGGACATGTGGCTGTGCCACCATCGGCGTGGCAATGCCGGGCCACACTCGTCCCCAATGCCGTGGTGGGGACAAACCCGCGtggctgccctgccccagggccccGCCTGCGCCGTGGGTGGCCCTGCCGGAGCCAAGCCGGTTTTGCCAGATGCGGGTGCCCACAGGGGCTGGCACGGTTCCACGTGCCGTCACCGAGCCCCGTGCCGAGCACACGCGGGGACCAGGGCCACGTGTGGCCGGAAGCGGGCCCTGGGGCCAGGTGGGACCCGGCCatcctgcacccatgggtgctcccccaACCCTGGAGGGCACCTACAGGCAGGAGGTCCCCAATACCAGCAAAGTCTGGCCGCATCCTTCACCCCCAATACGTGCCCCACCATCACCCACCCATCACCCATCCCACACCTCAGTGGTCACCAGCACCCATGCACCACCCATCACCCTCAATCCATCACCCATCATCATCACCCCCCACCCATCACCCCTAATCCATCACCCATCATCATCGCCCCCAATCCATCACCCATCATCATCACCCCCAATCCATCACCCATCATCATCACCCCCCACCCATCACCCCCAATCCATCACCCATCACCATCACCCCCAATCCATCACCCATCATCATCACCCCCCACCCATCACCCCCAATCCATCACCCATCACCATCACCCCCAATCCATCACCCATCATCATCACCCCCCACCCATCACCCCCAATCCATCACCCATCATCATCACCCCCCACCCATCACCCCCAATCCATCACCCATCATCATCACCCCCCACCCATCACCCCCAATCCATCACCCATCACCATCACCCCCAATCCATCACCCATCATCATCACCCCCCACCCATCACCCCCAATCCATCACCCATCATCATCACCCCCCACCCATCACCCCTAATCCATCACCCATCATCATCGCCCCCCACCCCTAATCCATCACCCATCACCCACCACTCCCCAACCCACCACCAACCACCACCACGCCCCACCCATCACCCCCCAACCCATCGcccatcaccccccaccccatcaccaaccaccaccacccccatcccatcaccagcacccaccaccagcacccagcaccctgacccccacccttcCCCGTCACCCCCATACCTGGAACAGCATCGTGGAGCACCTGCTCGGCCCTGGCACCGCTCTCCCCGTGACCCTTCTTCTTGGACATGGAGCGCAGGTACTTCTGCAGGGTGGCCTTGCCACCCTCGGGTCCCCGTGTCTCCTTGGTCCCCTTGGAGGGGGCCGAAAAAGCCCGTTGGAAGAGGGACCGGCGGGTGCTGGCCTTGGGTGCCCCCAAGCTGGAGCTGCCCTTCCCACCCCCGTCATCGGGGCCATCAGACTCGGGTTGGCTGTAGGAACGTTTCCAGCCCTGCAACCGGGTCCAGCGCCGGCTGCCCGGGGACCCCGCGCCCTTTTCGGGTTCCCggtcacccatgggtgctgccgtTCGCCATTTATAGGTCTTCAGTAGAGTGGGGGGCTCGGGTCCCGGCGGGGGTTTCTCCACCTCCATctgtggggtggggagagccATGTTAGCCATGGGGTGCCCACGGGCCGGCATGGGGAgcggggtgggtggtggtgggaagggcACCCTTGTCTGGGCACCCCCAATCTGGCATTTGGCACCCCTATTTGGGTGCCCTGTCCCAGTATCCCTATCGGAGCACCCTCACCCAGGCACCCCTATCCAGGCACCTCTGAGTCCCCCTTTATGGGTGCCCCTATCCAGGCACCCATGTACAGGTACCCTATACGGGCACCCCATCCAGACACCCCTATTTGGGTGCCCTCACCCAGTGCACCCCCATCTAGGCACCCTGTGTGGGTGCCCTTATCTGGGGGCCTCTATCTGGGTGCCCCCGTCCAGGCACCCCCACCCAAGCACCCCTATCCAGGCACCCTTCTCTGGGTGCCCCCATCCAGGCACCCTTATCGGGGTACCCCTATGTTATCACCCCATTTGCGCACCCTTATCTGGGTGCCCCTCTCTGGGCACCCCCATCTGGGCACCCCTACCTGGGTGCCCTTCTACAGAGCACCCTAATCCAGACACCCCTACTTGGGTGCTCTCATCCAGGGCACCCTTATCTGGGCGCCCGCAttggggcaccctggggtgcccatTGCTTTGGGGTGGCCCTGCCCACCAAGGGGTCCCCATTTCCATGGGTGCTCCAGCCACCATGGGGACTCCCGATCTTGTGGGGTGCCCATGTCTCCGGGGTGCTCCTGCCCACCGAGGGGTCCCCACCTTTTGGGTGCCCATGTCCCTGGGGTGCCCCTGCCCACCGAGGGGTCCCCACCTTTTGGGTGCCCATGGCTCCAGGGTGCCCCTGCCCACCGAGGGGTCCCCACCTTTTGGGTGCCCACGTCCCCGGGGTGCCTCTGCCCACCGAGGGGTCCCCACCTTTTGGGTGCCCATGGCTCCAGGGTGGCCCTGCCCACCGAGGGGTCCCCACCTTTTGGGTGCCCACGTCCCCAGGGTGCCTGTGCCCACCGAGGGGTCCCCACCTTTTGGGTGCCCACGTCCCTGAGGTGCCCCTGCCCACCGAGGGGTCCCCACCTTTTGGGTGCCCATGTCCCCCTTGGGTGGCCCTGCCCACCGAGGGGTCCCCATCTTGTGGGTGCCCGCATCCCTTGGGCGCCCCTGCCCACCGAGGGGTCCCCATCTTGTGGGTGCCCGCATTCCTGGGGTGCCCCTGCCCACCGATGGGTCCCCATCTTGTGGGTGCCCACGTCCCTGGGGTGCCCCTGCCCACCAAGAGGTCCCCACCTTTTGGGTGCCCATGTCCCTGGGGTGCCCCTGCCCACCGAGGGGTCCCCACCTTTTGGGTGCCCGCATCCCTTGGGTGCCCCTGCCCACCAAGGGGTCCCCATCTTGTGGGTGCCCACGTCCCTTGGGCGCCCCTGCCCACCGAGGGGTCCCCACCTTGTGGGTGCCCACGTCCCTTGGGTGCCCCTGCCCACTGAGGGGTCCCCATCTTGTGGGTGCCCGCATCCCTggggtgcccctgcccatggAGGGGGGCCCCCACCCAGTGGGCACCCATGTCCCTGATGTGGCCCAGCCCATGAGGGGTCCCCACCTTTTGGGTGCCCACATCCCTTGGGTGCCCCTGCCCACCGAGGGGTCCCCACCTTGTGGGTGCCCACATCCCTGAGGTGCCCCTGCCCACGGAGGGGGTCCCCCACCCAGCGGGCGCCCACGCCACCGTGCCcacaccagcccctgccccccgcAGCACCCATCCCTGCTAGGGCGTGGTGACACCGggcacgcagcagcagcagcagcaggattaGGTGACACCGGGGTGCGGTGACACCGGGGACAGGGTGACACTCAGGCAGGTGGCCCACCGCCACCTTGGCCCCGAGCGCAGGCGGGTGCCGGAGATGCTTCCGTCGCTGCCACGGTTGCGTTTCCCCTCGCGCCGCCACGGCATTTCCTCTCGGCACCTGCACcccgcgccgagccccggccccggggtccCTGCCGGCACCCCAGGGTGCACCCATGGTGACGGGCCAGGGTGGGGGTGACAGGGCCGGTTGCGCCCCGAGACCCCCTCGTGATGGcaccccccggcacggccccgcggtGGAAGTGAGCTGTGGGCGCCCGCAGCTTCGGCGCCCGCCAACTGAAGGGTGCCAGCACCCTAGAGCTGAGCTGCGGAGGGTGCCCaaaccctggggggggggggggggggacacacgaccgCCAGCATTTTTGGGGTCCCCACCCCAACTTGCAGCACCCTACAGCACCCCATCACCCATACcctcccctgcagcaccccttGCCCCTCAGGGTGCTGCttcaccccaccccagcaccctgcaacccctgtgcacccccaagGCTGGAGCGTCACCCTAgggtgccaccccccccccccccccatgcacccccccccccccgtctccgTGGTACCTCGGCTGTTCTCTCCCTGCTCCGGCACCCACACTCGGCCGCCCCGGTTCCTGTCGTGGCTTCCCCATGTGACCAGGCAGGAGTTTCAGTCACACCCTCACCTCCGCCTCTGCCCCGATGATGTTATCTCCGCTCCCGACTCGGCCCGGCTCACGCGTGGCCACGGCTCGGGACACGGGTGAGCCACGCCGGGCCACCCcacggcggagggggggggggtgggggaggtggggggctgggTTAGCCTGGTGGCTGGTTGCATGCATTCAGCTTAAATGCCGTCATTAGGTTTCAGAGTGAACGGGTGCCGGAGATGGAAGTGCCTGGACGCCGCGGTGTGGGGTGCGGAGTGGGCACCTCGGGGGGCTGGAtgcccatcggggggggggggggtatggaggtggggggggaggtcTCCTCGGGGGTCATGTGGGGTCTTCAAGGTGGGTTAAGGGGGGACAGTGCCGCCTGGGGGCACGCGTGCACGTCCACACACGCGTGTgccgcagcacccagccctgcagcaggtcCCGGGTCCCTCGCTTGAGTCCTCTCCTCTGACCCCATGGCCAACCCCcaccccgtgcctcagtttccccctcccaccccagggaCCAGCCGAAGCTCACGTCCTGGCACTGACTTTATTGTGGCTACGGGGATGGTCTGTTGGGCCAGTGGGGCCAGGCCAGGATCCATCCGGGCTGGTGGCCACCTGGGCCAGGATCTATCTCTCCAGGCTGGTAGCCTTCAAGGCTGAGGTCCTTCTGGACTAGTGTCCATCAGGGTTGGCATGCGTTGGGCTGGTGTCCACTTGGACCAGGGCCaatccgtgatggcaaccattgGGTCAGGGTCCGTGTGGACCAGGGTCCATCTGGGCTGGCATCCGTTGGACCAGGGTCCATCTAAACCAGGGTCTACCCAGGCTGGGGTCCACCAGAGTGGTGTCCATCTGAACCAGGGTCTACCCAGGCTGGGGTCCACCAGCGTGGTGTCCATCTGAACCAGGGTCTACCCAGACTGGGGTCCATTGGACCAGGGTCCATCTGAACCAGGGTCTACCCAGGCTGGGGTCCACCAGAGTGGTGTCCATCTAAACCAGGGTCTACCCAGGCTGGTGTCCACCAGAGTGGTGTCCATCTGAACCAAGGTCTGCCCAGGCTGGTGTCCACCAGCGTGGTGTCCATCTGAACCAGGGTCTACCCAGGCTGGGATCCATTGGACCAGGGTCCATCTGAACCAGGGTCTACCCAGGCTGGGGTCCACCAGAGTGGTGTCCATCTGAACCAGGGTCTACCCAGGCTGGGGTCCACCAGCGTGGTGTCCATCTAAACCAGGGTCTACCCAGGCTGGGGTCCACCAGCGTGGTGTCCATCTGAACCAGGGTCTACCCAGGCTGGGGTCCACCAGAGTGGTGTCCATCTGAACCAGGGTCTACCCAGGCTGGTGTCCACCAGCGTGGTGTCCATCTAAACCAGGGTCTACCCAGACTGGGATCCATTGAGCCAACATCTGTTGGACCAGGGTCCATCCAGACCATCACCCATTGGGCCACCATCCATCTAGACCATGATCCAACCTTGTCCGCACCCATCCAGACCAGGACCCCCGGGGCCGGTCCTCActgcagaggagagaagaaacCACGATCAGTCCCAACATCACCTCCTACCTCCACCCCCCACCAAACCCCCACCCTCCTGGCCATGCCAGACCAGACCAGACACCCCAACCGGGCACCAAACCTCCAACCCCTGGAGATGCCACAGAGCTTGGTGCTCACCTTGAAGCCGTGCCAGGTCTCAATCTCACGGAAGAGGGAGTTACCGGGGCAGTCGGTGTGACCCATCTGGCGGTGGCCACGGAGGGTGTAGTTGCGGTGAAGCCGGCCGGTCCGCACGGCGCAGGGCAGGAGCCTGTCCCTCACCAGGGCGATGGCATCGGGGTCCGGCAAGGTGACCGAGAAGTCTCCAACGTAGCCCACGCCATAGCCTTTGCTGTTGTAGCCTCTGGTGTGGGCACCAACCCAGTGCCAACCTCGGCCTTGGTACAGGTACCCGTCCGACCCCACCACGAAGCTGCAAGCACCCATGGGTCAACCTGAGCTGCCCGGAGATGGGTGACGGGGACCGCGGCGGGGTGACGGGGTCTCACCTGTAGCCGATGTCATCCCAACCGCGGGTGTCCTGGTGGAAGCGTTGCATGGCGCGCATGGCGCGGGCGCAGGCGGTGAAGGTGCGGCACGGGGCGCTGGGTATGAAGGTGTGGTGGATGTAGACAGAGCCCAAGGGGAGGGTCAACGGTCTGGGGGTGCCCCGGTAGGGACGGGCACCCCACATGCACCGGGGCACGATGGCCGGGCACTCTGTGAGGGAAGGCAGGCGGTGGAAGAAGGGGACTTGCCCGGTCCTACGGGCAGTTGGGGACGTGGCAGCGTCCCCTTGGGGTCTTGGGGACATGGAGCATCTGCCCAGCTGAGGAACCCCTTGGCCTGGGACACGGTGGTGTCATGGCCTCATCTAGGGGACGTGGGGCATCTGCTCAGGGTGTCCCTTGGCTGGGGACATGGCTGTGTCCAGAGGACATGGTGGTGTCTGGGCAGGGACCCACCAACCGAGGACACACTGGTGTCCATCCAGAGGTGGTGGCCATCCAGGGGACACATTGGTGGCCATCCAGGGGACAAAGCGGTGTCCAAGGACCCATTATCCAAGGGACATGATGGTGGCCATCCAGGGACCACCATCTGGGGACACGCCAGTGTCCATCTAGGGGACACAGTGGTGTCCATCCAGTAGACAGAGTGGTGTCCATCCAGTAGACAGAATGGTGTCCATCCAGGAGACACACCGATGTCCATCCAGGGGACACACTGGTGGCCACCCAAGGGACCTGTGGGTGTCCATCATGGGGACACACTGATGTCCATCCAGGTGACACACTGGTGGCCACCCAAGGGACCTGTGGGTGTCCATCATGGGGACACACCCATGTCCATCCAGGGGACACACTGGTGGCCACCCAAGGGACTTGTGGGTGTCCATCATGGGGACACACCGATGTCCATCCAGGGGACACACTGGTGGCCACCCAAGGGACTTGTGGGTGTCCATCATGGGGACACACCGATGTCCATCCAGGGGACACACTGGTGGCCACCCAAGGGACTTGTGGGTGTCCATCATGGGGACACACCGATGTCCATCCAGGAGACATGGTGGTGTCCATCAAGGGACCACCATCTGGGGACACGGTGGTGTCCATCCAGGAGACATGGTGGTGTCCATCAAGGGACCACCATCTGGGGACACGGTGGTGTCCATCCAGGAGACATGGTGGTGTCCATCAAGGGACCACCATCTGGGGACACGGTGGTGTCCATCCAGGAGACATGGTGGTGTCCATCAAGGGACCACCATCTGGGGACACGGTGGTGTCCATCCAGGAGACATGGTGGTGTCTGACCAAGCCAGGCCATATGTCACCAGTCAGCTCCCAGAACTTAACTCCCCCCAGTGCCACCTACActggggtgacactggggacccccagccccacccagGTGCTCCCACccaatttttttttggggggggccaGATGTGATATCGCAACCCGGTGCCACCTTCCTACCCACGTAGACCTCCGTGAAGTCCTGCGCCGCTTGACGAGCGATGGCCACCGCCTCCTCCGGCCCCACGTCCTCCAACAGCTCCCGGGTGGGTggcagcacccgcagcaccctCAGCAtggctgccacctcctcctccagcttccctGGCCCCGTCAGCACCCCGAAATCTCGCCGCCGGTAACTGCTGGGTGGTCGCCCTTTCTCCGTGCCGTTGCCCGTCCCGTAGTAGTCCCGGAGAAGGTCGGCGAGTGGGGTGGGTGCTCGGGCCAGGtgggcacccagcagcaccccatcCATCGCCCCGTTGGCGATGGCATCAGGGATGGGTGACGGGGGTCCCAGCAGAGTGTAGTTTTGGGGGTCGTCCACATCGTCCCAACAGCCGCCGGGTCCCAGCGTGGCTCGGTTGCCATCACCGTCACGAGCCAAGAGGAAGGATGTCCCCAAAGCCTCGGTGACGGTGACAGCGTAGAGCGCGTCGATGGGTGGCTCGACGGTGGGGATGGGCCACCCCGCCGCCCGCTTGAGGCCAACCTCGATGCCGGCGAGGAGGGGGCCAAGGGCGACGGTGGAGCCGTCGGGCGCCAGCACCGCGCCGCGCTCGGGCGCTGCGGCGTCGTGGCGGAGGAGTTGGGTGAAGAGCAGCCACTGCTGGCGGCTGAGCGttggtggggctggtgggacaTCGGGTGGCTCTCCCAGCACCGcgcggcaccccggggtgccgcaGCCACCCAGCGCCCGCGCCAGCTCCGGTACGGTGCCGTTGAAGCCGCGGTCAGTCGACTCAAGGGCTTCCACGATCTGAACCACCGAGTCCATGGTGCGGGGTGGGAGacctggggaggggacggggacgtgggagAGGACCGAGGGACACCCGTGGGGTCGGGGTACCCGTGGGTGCAGGCGCAGCGCCCATGGGTGCAGGGATGGCAAGAGTCTCGCAGGGTGGGTGAGCGTGCGCCCAGAACGGGGTGACTGCACCAAAATGAGGGGACACGCACCCAAAACAGGGCGAATGCACCCAAAACAGGGCGAATACACCCAAAGCAGGGTGAAAGCACCCACAACAGGGTGAAAGCACCCACAGCAGAGCAAACGCACCCAGAAAAGGGCAAATGCACCCAAAACCAGAGCAAATGCACCCAAAACAGGGTGAAAGCACCCACAGCAGAGCAAACGCACCCAGAAAAGGGCAAATGCACCCAAAACAGGGTGAAAGCACCTCAAATTGGGTGAATGCACCCAGGGCGATGTGAAAGCACCCAGAGGAGGGCGCAAGCACCCAGGGAAAGGGTGAACGCACCCCAAACAGGGCAAAGCACCCAAAACAGGGTGAAAAGACCCAAAACAGGGTGAATGCACCCAAAACAGGGTGAATGCACCCAAAACAGGGCGAAGGCACCCAGAAGAGAGTGAATGCACCCAAAACAGGGTGAAAGCGCCCAAAGCGATGGGAAAGTACCCAAAGAAGGGGAAATGCACCCAAAACAGGGTGAAAGCACCCAGAGCAGAGCAAATGCACCCAGAGCAGGGTGACTGCACCCAGAAAAGGGCGAAAGCACCCAAAGCGGGGTGAATGCACCTAAAAGTGGGTGAAAACACCCTAAACAGGGCAAATGCACCCAAAACGGGGTGAAGGCACCCAGCGCAATGTGAAAGCACCCAGAAGAGGGCGCAAGCACCCAGGAAAAGGGTGAATGCACCCAAAACAGAGTGAATGCACCCAAACCAGGGTGAAAACACCCCAGAGCAGGACAAAGGCACCCAGAAGGGGGTGAAAGCACCCCAAAAGAGGGTGAAAGCACCCAGAACAGGGTGAAAGCACCCAAAACCAGGGCGAAAGcacccaaaaccaggacaaaagcaccccaaaacaggACAAAAGCACCCAAAACAGGGTGAAAGCAACCAAAACCAGGGTGAAAGcacccaaaaccaggacaaaagcacCCAAAGCAGGGTGAAAGcacccaaaaccaggacaaaagcacCCAGAACAGGGTGAAAGCACCCAAACCAGGGTGAAAACACCCCAGAGCAGGACAAAGGCACCCAAAAGAGGGTGAAAGCACCCAGAACAGGGTGAAAGcacccaaaaccaggacaaaagcacccagaacagggtgaaagcacccaaaaccacagtgaaagcacccaaaaccaggacaaaagcacCCAGAACAGGGTGAAAGCACCCCAAAACAGGACAAAAGCAGCCAGAACAGGGTGAAAGCACCCCAAAACAGGACAAAAGCAGCCAGAACAGGGTGAAAGCACCCCAAAACAGGACAAAAGCACCCAAAGCAGGGTGAAAGcacccaaaaccaggacaaaagcacCCAGAACAGGGTGAAAGCACCCAAAACAGGGCGAAAATACCCCAAAAGCAGGAGTAAAGCACCCAGAACAGGGTGAAAGcacccaaaaccaggacaaaagcaccccaaaacaggACAAAAGCACCCAAAACAGGGTGAAAgcaaccaaaaccaggacaaaagcacccagaacagggtgaaagcacccaaaaacacagtgaaagcacccaaaaccaggacaaaagtaCCCAGAACAGGGTGAAAGcacccaaaaccaggacaaaagcacCCAAAAGCAGGACAAAAGCACCCAGAACCAGGACAAAAGCACCCAGAACAGGGTGAAAGCACCCAAAACAGGGCGAAAACACCCCAGAGCAGGACAAAGGCACCCAAAAGAGGGTGAAAGCACCCAGAACAGGGTGAAAGCACCCAAAACAGGGCGAAAACACCCCAAAAGCAGGAGTAAAGCACCCAGAACAGGGCGCGagcacccaaaaaaaaaaggcaaaagcaccCCAAAAAATAGCAAAGGCACCCAGAACTGGGTGACTGCAGCCAAACCAGGgtgaaaacaccaaaaaaaaggcaaaagctgcCCCAAAAAAGGGCGAAAGCACCCCAAAGCAGGGCGACTGCACCCGTCGCGAGCACCCCAAGCCTGACTGACGCCAAACCTGCCCAAAAGTGGGTGCagcccctcccccggccccgctgacccccccggccccacccaCGTGGGCACAAATTTGGGCTAAAATCGCCCTAATTAGGGGAAAAAAGCGCAACCGGAGCCGTTTGGGCCCGAAAAGGGGCCGGGGGGTTGGCACACGCGTGTGGTGGCGTGTTGGGGTGTGTTGTAGCGGGTGGCTGCACGCCGGGGCGGGTTGTGATGTATCGTGGCGTGGCGTGTTGTGGCGTGGCGTGGTGCGCTGTAGCATGTTGTGGCGCGTTGTGGGGCGTTGCGGCATATGGCGGTGTGTTGTAGCATGTTGTGGCGTGTTGTGGTATGTTGTAGCGTGTTGTGATGTAttgtggcgtggcgtggcgtgttGTGGCATGGTGCGGTGTGCTGTAGCATGTTGTGGCGCGTTGTGGGGTGTTGTGGGGTGTTGTGGGGTGTTGCGGCATATCGTGGTGTGTTGTAGCATGTTGTGGCGTGCTGTGGTATGTTGTAGCGTGTTGTGGGGTGTCGTGGCGTGTTGTGGGGTGTTGTGGGGTGTTGTGGCATGGCGTGGTGTGCTGTAGCATGTTGTGGCGTGTTGTGGGGTGTTGTGGGGTGTTGTGGGGTGTTGTGGCATGGCGTGGTGTGCTGTAGCATGTTGTGGCGTGTTGTGGGGTGTCGTGGCGTGTTGTGGGGTGTTGTGGGGTGTTGTGGCATGGCGTGGTGTGCTGTAGCATGTTGTGGCGTGTTGTGGGGTGTTGTGGGGTGTTGTGGTATATCGCGGTGTGCTATAGCATGTTGTGGCGTGTTGTGGTATGTTGTAGCGTGTTGTGGGGTGTCGTGGCGTGTTGTGGGGTGTTGTGGTATATCGCGGTGTGCTGTAGCATGTTGTGGCATGTTGTGGGGTGTTGTGGGGTGTTGTGGCATGGCGTGGTGTCCTGTAGCATGTTGTGGCGTGTTGTGGTATGTTGCGGCGTGTTGCGGCGTATCACGGTGTGTTGTAGCATGTTGTGGCATGTTGTGGTATGTTGTAGCATGTTGTGGGGTGTTGCGGCATATCGCGGTGTGCTGTAGCATGTTGTGGCGTGTTGTGGGGTGATGTGGCGTGCTGTGGCGTGTTGTGGGGTGTCATGGGGTGTCGTGGCATATCATGGTGTGCTGTGGCATGTTGTGGCGTGTTGTGGTATGCTGTAGCATGTTGTGGGGTGTTGCGGCATGTCGTGGCGTGTTGTGGGGGGGCATGACATGTTGTAGGGTGTTGTGGTATATCATGGTGTGTTGTAGCATGTTGTGGCATGTTGTGGGGTGTTGCAGCATATCGCGGTGTGCTGTAGCATGTAGTGGCGTGTTGTGGGGTGTTGTGGCATATGGTGGTGTGTTGTAGCATGTTGTGGCATGTTGTGGTATGTTGTAGCGCGTTGTGGGGTGTTGCGGCATATCGTCGTGTGTTGCAGCATGTTGTTGCGTGTTGTGGTATGTTGTAGCATGTTGTGGGGTGTCGTGGC
Proteins encoded:
- the PGLYRP2 gene encoding N-acetylmuramoyl-L-alanine amidase, which gives rise to MLPWLLVALSVCALPGTGLPPRTMDSVVQIVEALESTDRGFNGTVPELARALGGCGTPGCRAVLGEPPDVPPAPPTLSRQQWLLFTQLLRHDAAAPERGAVLAPDGSTVALGPLLAGIEVGLKRAAGWPIPTVEPPIDALYAVTVTEALGTSFLLARDGDGNRATLGPGGCWDDVDDPQNYTLLGPPSPIPDAIANGAMDGVLLGAHLARAPTPLADLLRDYYGTGNGTEKGRPPSSYRRRDFGVLTGPGKLEEEVAAMLRVLRVLPPTRELLEDVGPEEAVAIARQAAQDFTEVYVECPAIVPRCMWGARPYRGTPRPLTLPLGSVYIHHTFIPSAPCRTFTACARAMRAMQRFHQDTRGWDDIGYSFVVGSDGYLYQGRGWHWVGAHTRGYNSKGYGVGYVGDFSVTLPDPDAIALVRDRLLPCAVRTGRLHRNYTLRGHRQMGHTDCPGNSLFREIETWHGFKMDTTLVDPSLGRPWFRWTPLWWTPAWVDPGLDGPWSNGCQPRWTLVHTDPDPMVAITDWPWSKWTPAQRMPTLMDTSPEGPQP